The Syngnathoides biaculeatus isolate LvHL_M chromosome 6, ASM1980259v1, whole genome shotgun sequence genome has a window encoding:
- the c6h11orf58 gene encoding small acidic protein, with translation MSSPGEKHGTKRPASSSEEESTQWASADLGSDERKQKFLRLMGASKKEHTGRLVIGDHKSTSQLRSGTEDEQISESLEMQYQRGMDEKLSGRNRRHCGLGFREPESPDVPPATAQNPDTPESPSGESEDPKDKVCDAKPTETATEKDEGPSEQSGCAERKNVYKMSFVKSS, from the exons ATGAGTTCTCCGGGTGAGAAACACGGTACTAAACGACCGGCGTCCTCCAGCGAA GAGGAGTCGACTCAGTGGGCCTCCGCTGACCTGGGAAGTGACGAAAGGAAGCAGAAGTTTCTTCGGCTCATGGGCGCCTCCAAG AAAGAACACACTGGGCGTCTCGTCATTGGCGACCACAAGTCCACATCTCAGTTGCGCAGTG GGACCGAAGACGAGCAAATCAGCGAGAGCCTGGAGATGCAGTACCAACGCGGCATGGACGAGAAGCTGTCGGGACGCAACCGGCGACACTGCGGACTCGGCTTCCGCGAA CCCGAGTCGCCTGACGTCCCGCCCGCGACGGCTCAGAACCCGGACACGCCTGAGTCACCAAGCGGCGAGTCCGAAGACCCCAAGGATAAAGTCTGCGACGCAAAGCCGACGGAGACCGCGACGGAAAAGGACGAGGGCCCCTCAGAACAAAGCGGGTGCGCCGAGCGGAAAAACGTGTACAAAATGTCTTTTGTCAAGTCATCGTAG